A region from the Meiothermus sp. Pnk-1 genome encodes:
- a CDS encoding alpha-ketoacid dehydrogenase subunit beta: protein MIQAINAALDEEMARDARVMVLGEDVGKRGGVFLATEGLQQKYGPDRVMDTPLSEAAIIGAAVGMAAHGMRPVAEIQFADYVFPGFDQLVSQAAKLRYRSGGQFTAPMVVRMPSGGGVRGGHHHSQSPEAHFAHTGGLKTIVVSTPYDTKGLLKSAIRDDDPVIFMEPKRLYRALKEEVPSEEYLIPIGKAAVRREGSDISLISYGGSMIETQKAAEELASVGISAEVIDLRTVMPWDKEAVLNSVAKTGRVLVISEAPRTASIASEVAATIAEELLDQLEAPPLRVTGFDTPYPYAQDKLYMPTVTRILNAAKRALDY, encoded by the coding sequence ATGATCCAGGCCATCAACGCAGCCCTCGACGAAGAGATGGCCCGCGACGCGCGGGTAATGGTGCTGGGCGAAGACGTGGGCAAGCGCGGCGGGGTCTTCCTCGCCACCGAAGGCTTACAACAGAAGTACGGCCCCGACCGGGTGATGGACACCCCCCTCTCCGAGGCAGCCATCATCGGGGCCGCGGTGGGGATGGCCGCCCATGGGATGCGCCCGGTGGCCGAGATTCAGTTCGCCGACTACGTGTTCCCCGGCTTCGACCAGCTCGTCTCACAGGCTGCCAAGTTGCGCTACCGCTCGGGCGGGCAGTTCACCGCCCCCATGGTAGTGCGTATGCCCAGCGGAGGCGGGGTCAGGGGTGGGCACCACCACTCGCAAAGCCCCGAGGCCCATTTCGCCCACACCGGCGGGCTCAAGACCATCGTGGTCTCTACCCCCTACGACACCAAAGGCCTCTTGAAAAGCGCTATCCGCGACGACGACCCGGTGATCTTCATGGAGCCCAAGCGGCTGTACCGAGCCCTCAAGGAAGAGGTGCCGAGCGAGGAGTACCTGATCCCCATCGGCAAGGCTGCCGTCCGCCGCGAGGGCAGCGACATAAGTTTGATCTCCTACGGCGGGAGCATGATCGAGACCCAAAAAGCCGCTGAGGAGCTGGCTTCTGTAGGTATCAGCGCGGAGGTGATCGATCTGCGTACGGTGATGCCCTGGGACAAAGAGGCTGTGCTCAACTCCGTAGCCAAAACCGGAAGGGTGCTAGTCATCTCGGAAGCTCCGCGCACCGCAAGCATCGCCAGCGAAGTCGCAGCGACCATCGCAGAAGAGTTGCTCGACCAGCTAGAAGCCCCCCCCTTGCGCGTAACCGGCTTCGACACCCCGTATCCTTACGCCCAGGATAAGCTCTATATGCCCACCGTAACCCGCATCCTGAACGCGGCCAAAAGGGCGTTGGACTACTGA
- a CDS encoding prepilin-type N-terminal cleavage/methylation domain-containing protein, with the protein MKRSRGLTLIELLLVAALIGIVLGITVVSGRRILGNQQASASLNSIRQIVWQGATAAASRGQRLDLVLNGQRLQVQTQESTPKVIRFVDLTSSLSGQLPSGTWFSFTPPGKVIFPSSFSQPINVTVNGRSYALRFSLIGEVDVQQVGSR; encoded by the coding sequence ATGAAACGGTCTCGAGGGTTGACCCTTATCGAGCTCTTGCTAGTTGCTGCGCTAATCGGAATAGTGCTTGGGATTACAGTGGTCTCGGGCCGCAGAATACTCGGCAACCAGCAGGCTAGCGCGAGCCTCAACTCCATACGGCAGATCGTTTGGCAAGGGGCTACCGCCGCAGCTAGCCGTGGCCAACGCCTCGATCTGGTGCTCAACGGTCAGCGTCTCCAGGTGCAGACTCAGGAATCCACCCCCAAGGTGATCCGTTTTGTGGATCTAACCAGCAGCCTGAGCGGACAACTTCCCAGCGGAACCTGGTTTAGTTTCACACCCCCTGGCAAGGTTATCTTTCCTTCCAGCTTCAGCCAACCCATCAACGTCACGGTCAACGGGCGTTCTTACGCCCTTAGGTTTTCGCTCATTGGAGAAGTGGATGTGCAGCAGGTGGGGTCGCGATGA
- a CDS encoding DNA polymerase/3'-5' exonuclease PolX: protein MNRKELAGMLEYAADLMEVLGEGEFRAQAYRRAARNIERLEADLEALAAQGFKGVPGVGPTLAPLLTEIVQSGEFAYMAELEAQVPPGVLEFFRVQGLGPKRIRALWEHGVDSLEELIRHGEAGRLREIPGFGAKTEANLVQAARFAIEGLRRVLWGEAAAAAELLLADFAGAGIQAEVAGSFRRGLETIGNLDFVALARPEAVQNALGRHIERVEGSVLHGHLGGLPLKVFCAAQHDYGTVLLQATGSRAFVESLGELPAGQSEAEVFERLGRRPLSPYWREPEHLGLEEPGQPLRREDLRGLIHCHSTYSDGTASLRAMAEAAIAEGYAYMVISDHSQSASYAGGLEPQRVKAQWAEIEKLNAELAPFRILKGIESDILPDGSLDYPEEMLAGFDVVIGSLHSGLNLPKEEQTQRLLRALDNPYLKILGHPTGRLLLRRRGAEADWERVLERAAERGVIVEINCNYYRCDLDWRLVLKWRDRLRFSLGTDAHSVEGLPTIAYGLVLAAKAGLSGKQLVNAWAPERWCPAKTT from the coding sequence ATGAACCGCAAAGAGCTGGCCGGGATGCTCGAGTACGCCGCCGACTTGATGGAAGTCCTGGGTGAGGGTGAATTCCGGGCTCAGGCCTATCGCCGAGCCGCCCGCAACATCGAGCGGCTCGAGGCCGACCTCGAGGCCCTGGCCGCCCAAGGCTTCAAGGGGGTCCCCGGCGTGGGTCCGACGCTGGCTCCCCTGCTCACCGAGATCGTGCAGAGTGGAGAGTTCGCCTACATGGCCGAACTCGAGGCCCAGGTACCGCCGGGCGTGCTGGAGTTCTTCCGGGTGCAGGGGCTGGGTCCCAAGCGCATCCGGGCGCTGTGGGAGCATGGGGTGGACTCGCTCGAGGAGCTCATCCGCCACGGCGAGGCCGGACGGCTGCGGGAGATCCCCGGCTTCGGGGCTAAAACCGAGGCCAACCTGGTCCAGGCGGCGCGCTTTGCCATCGAGGGCCTGCGCCGCGTCTTGTGGGGCGAGGCGGCCGCAGCCGCCGAGCTGCTGCTGGCCGACTTCGCCGGTGCGGGCATCCAGGCCGAGGTGGCCGGGAGCTTCCGGCGGGGCCTCGAGACCATCGGCAACCTCGACTTCGTGGCCCTGGCCCGGCCCGAAGCCGTGCAGAATGCCCTCGGGCGCCATATTGAGCGCGTTGAGGGCTCGGTGCTGCACGGTCATCTGGGGGGCCTGCCCCTCAAAGTTTTCTGCGCCGCACAGCACGACTACGGCACCGTGCTTTTGCAGGCTACGGGCTCGAGGGCCTTCGTCGAGTCGCTGGGAGAGCTTCCGGCGGGCCAAAGCGAAGCCGAGGTCTTCGAGCGGCTGGGTCGCAGGCCGCTTTCCCCTTACTGGCGCGAGCCGGAGCACCTGGGCCTGGAGGAACCCGGTCAACCTTTGCGGCGCGAGGACTTGCGGGGCCTGATCCACTGTCACTCCACCTACTCCGATGGCACCGCCAGCCTGCGGGCCATGGCCGAGGCCGCCATCGCCGAGGGCTATGCTTACATGGTCATCTCCGACCACTCCCAATCGGCCTCCTACGCGGGGGGCTTGGAGCCGCAGCGCGTGAAGGCGCAGTGGGCCGAGATCGAAAAACTCAACGCCGAGCTGGCCCCCTTCCGCATCCTCAAGGGCATCGAGTCCGATATCCTCCCCGATGGCTCGCTGGATTACCCCGAAGAGATGCTGGCCGGCTTCGACGTGGTGATCGGCAGCCTGCACTCGGGGCTCAACCTACCCAAAGAAGAGCAAACCCAGCGCTTGCTGAGGGCGCTGGACAACCCCTACCTAAAGATTCTCGGGCACCCCACCGGGCGGCTGCTGTTGCGGCGCAGGGGGGCCGAGGCCGACTGGGAGCGGGTGCTCGAGCGCGCCGCCGAGCGCGGGGTGATCGTCGAGATCAACTGCAACTACTACCGCTGTGACCTCGACTGGCGGCTGGTGCTGAAGTGGCGCGACCGGCTGCGCTTTTCCCTGGGGACCGACGCCCATAGCGTGGAGGGTCTACCCACCATCGCCTATGGCTTGGTCCTCGCGGCCAAGGCCGGTCTGAGTGGAAAACAGCTGGTCAATGCTTGGGCGCCTGAGCGCTGGTGTCCAGCGAAAACGACCTAA
- a CDS encoding histidinol-phosphatase: MFDSHLHTPLCQHAVGTPAEYVAAARKAGLRGIVITDHSPMPPWFDAAFRMRLEQLPIYHAMLEQAREQAGDFYVGIGLEADYHPGTEGFVRRMVAGYPYDYVIGSVHYIGAWPFDNPAFAAEFDERELREVYREYFRLVAQAARSGLYHSIGHLDLPKKFGHIPAEGYLDLAEEALQVIAGEGLTLDVNTAGWRKRVGELYPSPALLERARELGIPVVLGSDAHAPGEVAHRFAEAVSVLKQAGYAQALVFRSGRPQPYGLG; the protein is encoded by the coding sequence ATGTTCGACTCCCACCTGCACACCCCTCTTTGCCAGCACGCGGTCGGTACGCCCGCCGAGTACGTGGCAGCAGCGCGGAAAGCGGGCTTGCGAGGCATCGTGATCACCGACCACAGCCCCATGCCTCCTTGGTTCGATGCGGCATTCCGCATGCGCCTCGAGCAGTTGCCCATCTATCACGCCATGCTCGAGCAGGCCCGCGAGCAGGCGGGAGACTTCTACGTGGGGATCGGGCTCGAGGCCGACTATCATCCGGGCACCGAGGGCTTCGTGCGGCGGATGGTGGCGGGCTACCCCTACGACTACGTCATCGGCTCCGTGCACTACATCGGAGCCTGGCCCTTCGACAACCCGGCCTTCGCCGCCGAGTTCGACGAGCGCGAGTTGCGCGAGGTCTATCGCGAGTACTTCAGGCTGGTGGCCCAGGCCGCCCGTTCGGGGCTCTACCACAGCATCGGGCACCTCGACTTGCCCAAGAAGTTCGGGCATATCCCCGCCGAGGGCTACCTCGACTTGGCCGAGGAGGCTTTGCAGGTGATCGCAGGGGAGGGTCTGACGTTGGACGTGAACACGGCGGGCTGGCGCAAGAGGGTCGGGGAGCTTTATCCCAGCCCGGCCCTCCTCGAGCGGGCCCGGGAGCTGGGCATCCCCGTGGTGCTCGGTTCCGATGCCCATGCCCCTGGGGAGGTCGCTCACCGCTTCGCCGAGGCGGTGTCCGTGCTCAAACAGGCCGGTTACGCCCAGGCGCTGGTGTTTCGCTCGGGAAGGCCACAGCCGTACGGGCTGGGGTAG
- a CDS encoding DUF4900 domain-containing protein, which yields MLARGGANVAGALLTGPVRDRLRQVVNATSSTTNRWSYGGNGSGTQPDPATVASDLAVVAGQLQTQVDSLVCDLNPAPAGSGATVRVRVYFTNTACAGSTTYPSGVGLPTGVKLPSGRFVDGSPRGGTGDNNLQQYSLPFVMVAEATQGTYRRNVVLQGEYRFPIGRSSFARYALFTNVHASRGGEDIWFTDRTLFDGPVHTNQYFRFYRNPWFGGEVTSAGCTSPGVSSCSGSITPGASFMSADGRSQNFIAESSMSPNASAPTYRGTQPAFTDGVSWRSSFVKLPDNDNRQREAANDRGLLFASNLYSLDLYATDSNGNLLTRNASGQWQPAATYQYIKACTSSSSSSCTEYRYTDGPSKVLYRKSGSSWVVVQNNFNGVIYVEGSIDRLRGPSRVPANSSNPDNAPPALAHFAEITIAARNDIRITRDLKYENPPCSSSPTRNPDGSVTRATCDNLDVNNILGIYAQGTSSDPGDILIGGGDASSGLLAPANIAIQGVLMSSRGIVGVENYNSISPAGDVNLLGGIIEYYYGAFGTFNSSTGTFSTGYGRKFTYDQRMLNGKAPPYFPTTELDEVGTPRVISFGQREQVY from the coding sequence ATGTTAGCACGCGGTGGGGCCAACGTGGCTGGGGCTTTGCTTACGGGGCCCGTAAGGGATCGTTTGCGGCAGGTGGTGAACGCGACCTCGAGTACCACCAACCGCTGGAGCTATGGGGGGAATGGCAGTGGAACCCAACCCGACCCCGCTACCGTAGCGAGCGATTTGGCAGTTGTCGCTGGGCAGCTTCAAACCCAGGTTGACAGCTTGGTGTGCGATCTTAATCCAGCGCCCGCAGGATCCGGGGCTACTGTGCGGGTGCGGGTGTACTTCACTAATACGGCCTGTGCGGGCTCCACTACTTACCCCAGCGGTGTGGGGTTGCCTACAGGAGTTAAACTGCCATCTGGCCGATTCGTGGATGGTTCTCCGAGGGGTGGCACCGGGGACAACAACCTTCAGCAGTACTCTCTGCCTTTTGTGATGGTTGCCGAAGCTACCCAGGGAACCTATCGGCGTAACGTTGTACTGCAAGGAGAGTATCGTTTTCCTATTGGGCGTAGCAGCTTTGCCCGCTATGCGCTGTTTACCAACGTCCATGCTTCCCGTGGCGGTGAAGACATTTGGTTCACGGATCGTACCCTCTTCGATGGCCCAGTACACACCAACCAGTACTTCCGCTTCTACCGCAACCCCTGGTTCGGAGGCGAGGTAACCAGTGCCGGCTGCACGTCTCCGGGGGTGTCGAGTTGCAGTGGGAGCATAACTCCTGGGGCAAGCTTCATGTCTGCCGATGGCAGAAGCCAAAATTTTATCGCTGAAAGCTCAATGTCCCCCAACGCCTCTGCCCCGACCTATAGGGGGACCCAACCGGCATTTACCGATGGTGTGAGCTGGAGGTCGAGCTTCGTAAAGCTACCGGACAACGACAATCGCCAACGTGAGGCTGCCAATGACCGGGGGCTGCTCTTCGCAAGCAACCTCTATTCCCTTGACCTATACGCGACCGACAGCAATGGTAACCTCCTGACCCGCAACGCCTCGGGGCAGTGGCAGCCTGCGGCCACCTACCAGTACATCAAGGCTTGCACCAGCTCAAGCTCGAGCAGTTGTACAGAGTATCGTTACACGGACGGTCCCAGCAAGGTTTTGTACCGCAAGAGCGGAAGCAGTTGGGTGGTGGTGCAGAACAACTTCAACGGGGTCATCTATGTCGAAGGAAGCATTGACCGGTTGCGGGGGCCCAGCCGAGTGCCTGCGAATAGCTCTAATCCCGACAATGCTCCTCCCGCGCTAGCTCACTTCGCGGAGATCACCATAGCAGCCAGGAACGACATCCGTATCACGCGCGACCTCAAGTACGAGAATCCGCCGTGCAGCTCGAGCCCCACTCGCAACCCGGATGGAAGCGTAACCCGCGCTACCTGTGACAACTTGGATGTCAACAACATCCTTGGGATTTATGCTCAGGGTACCTCCTCTGACCCGGGCGACATCTTGATCGGTGGAGGGGATGCCTCCAGCGGATTACTCGCTCCTGCGAATATTGCGATTCAGGGAGTCCTCATGAGCTCTAGGGGCATTGTTGGGGTCGAGAATTACAATAGCATTTCACCTGCTGGTGACGTAAACCTACTGGGAGGGATTATCGAGTACTACTACGGAGCTTTTGGCACCTTCAATTCCTCGACCGGAACGTTCTCTACCGGCTACGGACGCAAGTTCACCTACGACCAGCGAATGCTCAATGGTAAGGCGCCGCCCTATTTCCCCACCACCGAACTCGACGAGGTGGGTACGCCTCGAGTCATCAGCTTCGGGCAACGCGAGCAGGTCTACTGA
- a CDS encoding four helix bundle protein, giving the protein MGNFNNRFGFENLEVYQLALDMTAEIYRVTAAFPKTEQYRLSDQICRAATSIALNIAEGRGRGTDKDFCRFLHNARGSLLEALAGLQIAVRLGFLEASAYEALNDHAGRLNAKINALISTLKQD; this is encoded by the coding sequence ATGGGCAACTTCAACAACCGCTTTGGCTTCGAGAACCTCGAGGTCTACCAGCTCGCTCTGGACATGACAGCCGAAATTTACAGGGTCACAGCCGCTTTCCCTAAAACCGAACAGTACAGGCTGAGTGACCAGATCTGCCGGGCAGCCACCTCGATCGCGCTGAACATCGCTGAAGGCCGCGGGCGCGGCACGGATAAGGACTTCTGCCGCTTTCTTCACAACGCTCGAGGTTCTCTTCTCGAAGCCCTCGCAGGACTACAGATTGCCGTTAGGCTTGGTTTCTTGGAAGCGTCGGCCTACGAAGCCTTGAACGATCATGCAGGCAGGCTGAACGCCAAGATCAACGCCCTCATCAGCACGCTCAAGCAGGATTAG
- a CDS encoding type II secretion system protein J, with amino-acid sequence MRKARGFTLIEVLIALAVLITVMTIAYNGLIQSLRTQSDQEAVTNSQAKLRRVMEVITQDLRSAIFGGIINQPYTPTAQAVSIGLIDGGAGYPVVNKQDYYADILSPATTASALGINPGDQLLMVNGAQSIVLPVSGVAQNGQPSQWRLSHATCRNPLAFAPTGTLVFRIRAMGIRYDPSQNTLYTREGSTEQPMAFGITNFRIDYIYSSSGGTLRTWNFSSGAFPGMTFTDAGTTYALQRLQVVMEARENSRGRAITRTYTGQVELLNNGTYAMGTVVSCS; translated from the coding sequence ATGCGCAAAGCTAGAGGCTTTACCCTAATCGAAGTCCTGATCGCGCTGGCCGTACTGATCACGGTGATGACGATTGCCTACAACGGCCTGATTCAGTCGTTGCGAACGCAGAGCGATCAGGAGGCTGTGACTAACTCTCAGGCAAAGCTGCGAAGGGTGATGGAGGTAATTACGCAGGACCTGCGCAGTGCGATCTTCGGTGGAATCATCAATCAGCCTTACACACCTACCGCTCAGGCTGTTTCCATCGGCCTAATCGACGGCGGAGCCGGGTACCCGGTCGTCAACAAGCAGGACTACTATGCCGATATTCTATCCCCCGCCACGACAGCATCTGCATTGGGGATCAACCCTGGCGATCAGCTACTGATGGTCAACGGGGCCCAGTCCATCGTGCTGCCCGTCTCCGGCGTAGCCCAGAACGGGCAGCCCAGCCAGTGGAGGCTTTCCCACGCTACTTGCCGCAATCCGCTAGCCTTTGCCCCTACCGGCACGCTGGTTTTCCGGATTCGAGCCATGGGAATTCGCTACGATCCTAGCCAGAATACCCTCTACACCCGCGAGGGCAGCACGGAGCAGCCCATGGCCTTTGGCATCACCAATTTCCGCATCGACTATATCTACTCGAGCTCCGGTGGCACCCTGAGGACATGGAATTTTTCCAGCGGTGCTTTCCCGGGTATGACGTTTACCGATGCGGGCACGACCTACGCCCTCCAGCGCTTGCAGGTAGTGATGGAGGCTCGGGAGAACTCGCGAGGGCGTGCCATCACCAGAACGTACACCGGCCAGGTAGAACTCCTCAACAACGGTACCTACGCCATGGGGACGGTGGTCTCATGCTCATGA
- a CDS encoding prepilin-type N-terminal cleavage/methylation domain-containing protein, whose protein sequence is MNRRGLTLIEVIVALAILSVALSAFTLLILGSVRQNVESGGRTQAAQLLNYLGRRLVGADDAVMPDSTSTYREWNYGTLRTSFPELTREGRFANPDLYRARIDNEGTPAWAVSGGLNLDSLRAYRIQVCWRGARGESCVEARTVGAAPVAGGAAAPLPGIN, encoded by the coding sequence ATGAACAGGCGGGGATTGACGCTCATCGAGGTTATAGTGGCTCTGGCCATTCTGAGTGTGGCCTTATCGGCTTTTACCCTTCTAATCCTTGGGAGTGTACGCCAAAACGTCGAATCGGGAGGGCGCACCCAGGCGGCTCAGTTGCTGAATTATCTCGGGCGACGCCTGGTAGGGGCCGACGACGCAGTAATGCCGGACAGCACGTCCACGTATAGAGAGTGGAACTATGGAACCCTCAGAACCAGCTTTCCTGAGTTGACCCGGGAGGGGCGCTTTGCTAACCCCGACCTGTATCGGGCAAGGATTGATAACGAAGGAACCCCTGCTTGGGCGGTGAGCGGCGGCCTGAACCTCGACAGCCTGCGGGCTTATCGCATTCAGGTGTGCTGGCGTGGCGCGCGGGGGGAGTCGTGCGTGGAAGCTCGAACCGTTGGGGCTGCTCCCGTGGCGGGCGGGGCAGCGGCACCTTTGCCTGGCATCAACTAG
- a CDS encoding dihydrolipoamide acetyltransferase family protein, with amino-acid sequence MPKEIVLPELAESVVEGEILKWLVNEGDELKKDQPFVEVMTDKVTVELPSPYAGVLVQKLVKEGDIVKVHAPIALIAEPGEVTGAIRDHKPAPPPSLQAQEERSIVEPGNAVEDSGEELSLFKPDKKQEQVKNPFTQATPRGVAVAEPPRAATNPYGRVIAVPAARKLARDLGLDISQIPGSGPNGRVRVEDVKSYAGSRLESPAPIAPQPATPAPAQAPAPAGFPAPVQYRSPKGYEALEERLPLRGLRRAIANQMVASHLYTVRTLSVDEADLTELVELRVRLKAEAERQGVKLSYLPFIFKAIARALKKFPSLNSSLDEARQEIVLKKYYNIGMAVATDAGLVVPVIKDVDRKSVLELAAEVGELAERARAGKLSPEDMVGSSFSVTNIGSIGALFSFPIINVPDAAILGVHSIQKRPVVIDDEIRVRHMMYLSLSFDHRLVDGAEAAMFCKEVIRLLQRPDLLLLEAI; translated from the coding sequence ATGCCCAAAGAGATCGTCTTGCCTGAGCTAGCCGAATCGGTGGTCGAGGGCGAAATCCTAAAGTGGCTCGTCAACGAAGGCGACGAGCTCAAAAAGGATCAGCCCTTCGTCGAGGTCATGACTGACAAGGTCACGGTGGAGTTACCCAGCCCCTATGCAGGGGTGCTGGTGCAAAAGCTGGTGAAGGAGGGGGATATCGTCAAGGTTCACGCCCCCATCGCCCTCATCGCCGAGCCCGGTGAGGTGACCGGGGCCATCCGTGACCACAAGCCCGCCCCTCCGCCCTCACTTCAGGCGCAAGAGGAGCGCAGCATCGTGGAGCCGGGCAACGCGGTGGAAGACTCGGGGGAGGAGCTTTCGCTATTCAAGCCAGACAAAAAGCAAGAACAGGTGAAAAATCCCTTCACCCAGGCCACTCCGCGCGGGGTTGCCGTAGCCGAGCCACCGCGGGCCGCCACCAACCCCTATGGCCGGGTGATCGCGGTGCCTGCCGCCCGGAAACTGGCCAGGGACCTCGGCCTGGACATCTCTCAGATCCCCGGCTCCGGCCCCAATGGAAGGGTGCGGGTGGAGGACGTGAAGAGCTATGCCGGGTCGAGGCTCGAGAGCCCCGCGCCCATCGCGCCCCAGCCCGCCACCCCAGCACCTGCGCAGGCCCCGGCCCCTGCGGGATTCCCCGCTCCCGTGCAGTACAGGTCGCCCAAGGGCTACGAGGCCCTCGAGGAGCGCCTCCCCCTGCGCGGCTTGCGCCGGGCCATCGCCAACCAGATGGTGGCCTCGCACCTCTACACCGTGCGCACCCTGAGCGTGGACGAGGCCGACCTGACCGAGCTCGTCGAGCTGCGCGTGCGCCTGAAGGCCGAGGCCGAGCGCCAGGGCGTCAAGCTCTCCTACCTGCCCTTCATCTTCAAGGCCATCGCCCGCGCGCTCAAGAAGTTCCCCAGCCTCAACTCCTCGCTGGACGAGGCCCGCCAGGAGATCGTCCTCAAGAAGTACTACAACATCGGCATGGCCGTCGCCACCGACGCCGGGCTGGTGGTGCCGGTCATCAAGGACGTCGACCGCAAGAGCGTGCTCGAGCTCGCCGCCGAGGTGGGCGAGCTGGCCGAGAGGGCCAGGGCCGGCAAGCTCTCCCCCGAGGACATGGTGGGCTCGAGCTTCTCCGTCACCAACATCGGCTCCATCGGCGCGCTCTTCAGCTTCCCCATCATCAACGTGCCCGACGCGGCCATCCTGGGCGTGCACTCCATCCAGAAGCGCCCGGTGGTGATCGACGACGAGATCCGGGTGCGGCACATGATGTACCTCTCCCTTTCCTTCGACCACCGCCTGGTGGACGGGGCCGAGGCGGCGATGTTCTGTAAGGAGGTCATCCGGCTGCTGCAGAGGCCTGATCTGCTCTTGCTGGAGGCCATCTAA
- the lpdA gene encoding dihydrolipoyl dehydrogenase — translation MSTIYDVIVIGTGPGGYHAAIRAAQLGKKVLAVEAEYVGGVCLNVGCIPTKALLHAAEEFEGVKHGASFGLEVKDARMDLKKLGSWRDGIVKRLTGGVSQLFKGNKVELKTGFAKFVGPKTIEVGGERIEGKTFIIATGSEPNTLPGFEVDQKEIIDSTGALRVEDNFPKRLLCIGGGAIGLEFAQVYKRMGAEVTVIEFMGQILPAADPETAGLLAKVLTKQGIAIKTHTKGVNVERKKDGLHVTLEDVKSGAQEEIVVDKILVATGRRPRGKGLGLEAIGVRVDERGFIPTNERMETGVPGIYAIGDVTRPPLLAHKAMKEGLVAAENAAGGNAVMDYHIPNVVYTSPEWAAVGLTEEEAAKAGYKVKVGKFPLSASGRAMTLEATDGLIKLVGDAETDLLLGVHILGPNASDMIGEAALALEMGATVTDVALTVHAHPTLSEGIMEAAEHLHKQAIHIANR, via the coding sequence ATGTCAACCATCTACGATGTCATCGTCATCGGCACCGGCCCCGGCGGCTACCACGCAGCGATCCGGGCGGCGCAACTGGGCAAGAAGGTACTGGCGGTGGAGGCGGAGTACGTGGGCGGAGTCTGCCTCAACGTGGGGTGCATCCCCACCAAGGCCCTGCTGCACGCGGCCGAGGAATTCGAAGGCGTCAAGCACGGCGCGAGCTTCGGGCTCGAGGTCAAAGACGCCAGGATGGACCTCAAGAAGCTGGGAAGCTGGCGCGACGGCATCGTCAAGCGGCTCACCGGCGGGGTCTCGCAGCTTTTCAAGGGCAACAAGGTCGAGCTCAAGACCGGCTTCGCCAAGTTCGTCGGTCCCAAGACCATCGAAGTCGGCGGGGAGCGCATCGAGGGCAAAACCTTCATCATCGCCACCGGAAGCGAGCCCAACACCCTGCCCGGCTTCGAGGTAGATCAGAAGGAGATCATCGACTCTACGGGCGCGCTGCGGGTGGAGGACAACTTCCCCAAGCGCCTGCTGTGCATCGGGGGCGGGGCGATCGGCCTCGAGTTTGCCCAGGTCTACAAGCGCATGGGCGCCGAGGTCACGGTGATCGAGTTCATGGGCCAGATCCTGCCCGCCGCCGACCCCGAGACCGCGGGCCTCCTCGCCAAGGTGCTCACCAAGCAGGGCATCGCCATCAAGACCCACACCAAAGGCGTGAATGTCGAGCGCAAGAAGGACGGCCTGCACGTGACGCTGGAGGACGTGAAGAGCGGGGCGCAGGAAGAGATCGTGGTGGATAAAATCCTGGTGGCCACCGGCCGCCGCCCGCGCGGCAAGGGGCTGGGGCTCGAGGCCATCGGCGTCAGGGTGGACGAACGCGGCTTCATCCCCACCAACGAGCGGATGGAGACGGGCGTGCCCGGCATCTACGCCATCGGCGACGTGACCCGCCCGCCCCTCTTGGCCCACAAGGCCATGAAGGAGGGCCTGGTGGCCGCCGAGAATGCCGCCGGGGGCAACGCGGTGATGGACTACCACATCCCCAACGTGGTCTACACCTCCCCCGAGTGGGCCGCCGTGGGCCTGACCGAGGAGGAGGCCGCCAAGGCCGGCTACAAGGTCAAGGTGGGCAAGTTCCCCCTCTCCGCCTCGGGCCGCGCCATGACCCTAGAGGCCACCGACGGCCTGATCAAGCTGGTCGGCGACGCCGAGACCGACCTGCTCCTGGGCGTGCACATCCTGGGCCCCAACGCCTCCGACATGATCGGCGAGGCGGCGCTGGCCTTAGAGATGGGCGCCACCGTCACCGACGTGGCCCTCACCGTACACGCCCACCCCACCCTTTCCGAGGGGATCATGGAAGCCGCCGAGCACCTGCACAAGCAGGCTATCCATATCGCCAACCGCTAA